A window of the Gordonia humi genome harbors these coding sequences:
- a CDS encoding ABC transporter ATP-binding protein: protein MTDVLALDAVTFRRSGREILHGIDLTVRAGEHWALLGPNGAGKTTIVGFCAAQSHPTSGTVEVLGKRLGRVDMAELRRHIGHVNPRHPLRSPLSVLEVVLTGFTGTIDAAMRWEPTAGQVARARAAIAEVGLADRETFLWPNMSQGERGRALVARALAPEPDLLLLDEPTTGLDVAAREQLLETVDSLAHTSPEVASILVTHHLEELPETTSHAMVIAHGDVVAAGPVDDVITTDVISQAFEHPIAVDHEGRRWSARAIRRTAPAAL, encoded by the coding sequence ATGACAGACGTCCTGGCGCTCGACGCCGTCACGTTCCGGCGCAGCGGACGGGAGATCCTGCACGGCATCGATCTGACAGTGCGTGCCGGCGAGCACTGGGCACTACTCGGACCGAACGGAGCGGGCAAGACGACGATCGTGGGATTCTGTGCGGCACAGAGTCATCCGACGTCCGGGACGGTCGAGGTGCTCGGCAAGCGCCTGGGACGCGTCGACATGGCCGAACTCCGGCGCCACATCGGCCACGTCAATCCACGGCATCCGCTGCGCTCTCCGCTGTCGGTGCTGGAGGTGGTCCTGACCGGATTCACCGGTACGATCGACGCCGCGATGCGATGGGAGCCGACCGCCGGGCAGGTCGCCCGAGCGCGGGCCGCCATCGCCGAGGTCGGACTCGCCGACCGGGAGACCTTCCTCTGGCCGAACATGTCCCAGGGCGAGCGCGGACGGGCGCTCGTCGCCCGTGCCCTGGCGCCCGAGCCCGATCTGCTGCTGCTCGACGAGCCGACCACCGGCCTGGACGTCGCCGCGCGCGAACAGTTGCTCGAGACCGTCGACTCGCTCGCCCACACCTCGCCCGAGGTCGCGTCGATCCTGGTGACACACCATCTGGAGGAACTGCCCGAGACCACCAGCCATGCGATGGTCATCGCCCACGGCGACGTCGTGGCCGCCGGTCCGGTGGACGACGTGATCACGACCGACGTGATCAGCCAGGCGTTCGAGCATCCGATCGCCGTCGATCACGAGGGCCGGCGATGGAGTGCCCGCGCTATCCGGCGAACGGCTCCAGCAGCACTTTGA
- a CDS encoding DUF503 domain-containing protein gives MLGDVHSLKEKRSVVRPIVAEIRRRYDVSVAETDHRDLHRRAGIGVAVVSGDAAHVTELLDALERHAASRPEVTLLSARRRLVSSEDL, from the coding sequence CTGCTCGGCGACGTCCACTCCCTCAAGGAGAAGCGATCGGTCGTCCGCCCGATCGTCGCCGAGATCCGTCGCAGATACGACGTGTCGGTCGCCGAGACCGATCATCGCGACCTGCATCGTCGCGCGGGCATCGGTGTCGCCGTGGTCAGCGGCGACGCCGCGCACGTCACCGAACTGCTCGACGCTCTCGAACGGCATGCCGCGTCTCGTCCGGAGGTCACCCTTCTGTCGGCGCGCCGACGTCTGGTGTCGTCCGAGGATCTGTGA
- a CDS encoding MFS transporter, with translation MSDPHGRSARERDRTFAHILVNTAVAGLTTSYLWFALTFWLYLQTRNVIATGVIGGGYMLLIAVSSIGFGTLVDRFRKLAVMRGSAVFTFAMFGLAAVVFAVMPDDASGSLSSPWLWLFAVIVLAGAVVENMRAVALATTVTILIDPDRRANANGWVGAVQGVSFLVTSVFSGLSVGFFGMGATIVIALVLVAAGLVHILLVRLPEETAPAASDAVGAFDLRGSIRAVHLVPGLFALIVFSTFNNFVGGVHMALLDPYGLELFSVQMWGVVFAIGATGFMVGGGLIARFGLGANPLRTMLVAVAITGVLGAVIGIRAWPWLLIACVWLFMLVIPAVEAAEQTVIQRVVPLPQQGRVFGFAGAFEAAAAPVTAFVVAPIAEHIVIPWADGDGAAAIEPVFGSGPARGLALIFAIAGAVTVAAAALAATTPVYREVSREYRRAAVGEEPDVTDPRTTPDVGAPTEG, from the coding sequence ATGAGTGATCCGCACGGACGATCAGCCCGTGAACGCGACCGCACGTTCGCCCACATCCTGGTCAACACGGCGGTCGCCGGTCTGACGACCAGCTATCTCTGGTTCGCGCTGACGTTCTGGCTGTACCTGCAGACCCGGAACGTGATCGCGACCGGAGTGATCGGCGGCGGCTACATGCTGTTGATCGCCGTGTCGAGCATCGGCTTCGGGACTCTCGTCGACCGTTTCCGGAAGCTCGCCGTGATGCGCGGTTCGGCCGTGTTCACCTTCGCCATGTTCGGTCTCGCGGCGGTGGTCTTCGCGGTCATGCCCGACGACGCCTCGGGGTCGCTGTCGTCACCGTGGCTGTGGCTGTTCGCGGTGATCGTGCTGGCGGGCGCCGTCGTGGAGAACATGCGCGCGGTGGCGCTCGCGACCACCGTCACGATCCTGATCGATCCCGACCGCCGGGCCAACGCCAACGGATGGGTCGGCGCCGTGCAGGGCGTCTCGTTCCTGGTGACCAGCGTCTTCTCCGGACTCTCCGTCGGATTCTTCGGGATGGGCGCGACGATCGTCATCGCTCTCGTCCTGGTCGCCGCCGGACTGGTCCACATCCTGCTCGTCCGGCTGCCGGAGGAGACCGCGCCCGCCGCGTCCGACGCGGTGGGCGCCTTCGATCTGCGTGGTTCGATCCGGGCCGTGCATCTGGTGCCCGGACTGTTCGCGCTGATCGTGTTCTCCACGTTCAACAACTTCGTCGGCGGCGTACACATGGCGTTGCTCGATCCGTACGGTCTCGAGCTGTTCTCGGTCCAGATGTGGGGAGTCGTGTTCGCGATCGGAGCCACCGGCTTCATGGTCGGCGGCGGTCTGATCGCCCGATTCGGACTCGGTGCGAACCCGCTGCGCACCATGCTCGTCGCGGTCGCGATCACCGGGGTGCTCGGCGCGGTGATCGGCATTCGGGCGTGGCCGTGGCTGCTGATCGCCTGTGTGTGGCTGTTCATGCTGGTGATCCCCGCCGTCGAGGCCGCCGAACAGACTGTGATCCAGCGGGTCGTGCCGTTGCCCCAGCAGGGGCGGGTGTTCGGATTCGCGGGTGCCTTCGAAGCCGCGGCCGCCCCGGTCACCGCGTTCGTCGTCGCGCCGATCGCCGAGCACATCGTGATCCCGTGGGCCGACGGCGACGGCGCCGCAGCGATCGAACCGGTCTTCGGGTCCGGTCCGGCACGCGGGCTGGCCCTGATCTTCGCGATCGCCGGAGCCGTCACCGTCGCCGCCGCGGCGCTGGCCGCCACCACACCGGTGTACCGGGAGGTCTCGAGGGAGTACCGGCGCGCCGCCGTGGGTGAGGAGCCCGATGTCACAGATCCTCGGACGACACCAGACGTCGGCGCGCCGACAGAAGGGTGA
- a CDS encoding IS630 family transposase, producing MANSPAPALDLREGDAVELDRLLRSTSTPAGVVRRARIVTLAAEGMANSHISVVVGVSVPTVRKWRERYLHDGMVGLLDDDRPGRPRHIDHSDIVSATLMPPPKKYGVTHWSSRLLAGHLGVGNATIARAWREYGVQPWRSGTFRFSTDPELVAKVTDVVGLYLEPPTNAIVLCIDEKSQIQALDRTAPMLPMQPGQIERRTHDYKRHGTTTLFAALDIATGQVTAAVKPRHRHQEFLAFLRQIDRAYGGQELHLVMDNYATHKKAEVRDWLAEHPNMHVHFTPTSGSWLNLVEVWFGIIDRQAIRRGVFTSVNDLNAKIRAFINGWNGRKHPFVWTKTADEILKKAQPKTN from the coding sequence ATGGCGAATTCTCCGGCTCCGGCTTTGGATCTGCGTGAGGGCGATGCTGTCGAACTCGATCGATTGTTGCGGTCGACGTCGACGCCGGCGGGTGTGGTGCGGCGGGCTCGGATCGTGACGTTGGCGGCCGAGGGTATGGCGAACTCGCACATCAGCGTGGTCGTTGGAGTGTCGGTCCCGACGGTACGCAAGTGGCGTGAACGGTACCTGCACGACGGGATGGTCGGTCTGCTCGATGATGATCGACCCGGCCGGCCGCGGCATATCGATCACTCCGACATCGTGTCGGCGACGTTGATGCCGCCACCGAAGAAGTACGGAGTCACGCACTGGTCTTCCCGGCTGCTGGCTGGGCATCTCGGGGTCGGGAACGCGACGATCGCCCGGGCGTGGCGCGAGTACGGAGTGCAGCCGTGGCGGTCGGGAACGTTCAGGTTCTCCACCGACCCAGAACTGGTCGCCAAGGTCACCGACGTCGTCGGCTTGTACCTGGAACCGCCGACGAACGCGATCGTGCTGTGCATCGATGAGAAGTCGCAGATCCAAGCACTCGATCGGACTGCGCCGATGTTGCCGATGCAGCCCGGTCAGATCGAACGCCGAACCCATGACTACAAGCGCCACGGAACGACCACGCTGTTCGCCGCGCTGGATATCGCGACGGGCCAGGTCACGGCCGCGGTCAAGCCGCGACACCGCCACCAGGAGTTCCTGGCGTTTCTGAGGCAGATCGACCGCGCCTACGGCGGCCAGGAACTGCATCTGGTGATGGACAACTACGCCACTCACAAGAAGGCTGAGGTCCGCGACTGGCTGGCCGAGCACCCGAACATGCACGTGCACTTCACTCCGACGTCAGGGTCATGGCTCAACCTCGTCGAGGTGTGGTTCGGGATCATCGACCGGCAAGCGATCCGCCGAGGAGTGTTCACCTCAGTCAACGACCTGAACGCGAAGATCCGAGCATTCATCAACGGATGGAATGGGCGGAAGCACCCGTTCGTGTGGACCAAGACTGCCGACGAAATCCTGAAGAAAGCCCAACCGAAAACTAATTAA
- a CDS encoding zinc-dependent alcohol dehydrogenase family protein translates to MRAVMMHSPGNVSVVDRDDPIIEQQTDAIIRVAATCICGSDLWPYRGANDVHDAHMGHEYVGYVEEVGSQVSSVRPGQFVVGSFMASDNTCEVCRAGYQSGCVHVQGMGGIGTQAQYARIPLADGTLVACPETPDADLVPSYLAASDVLGTGWFAAVAAQVGPGDTVAVVGDGAVGLMGVLAARELGAERIIAMSRHADRQALAVEFGATDVIETRGDEGVAAITEMTNGLGAHAVIEAVGTQESMMQAIGSTRAGGHIGFVGVSHGQEIPGNRLFRSLVHLHGGPAPVRRFLPDLMDRIASRSIDPGRVFDRTLPLEQAADGYRAMDTREAIKVLLEPFAG, encoded by the coding sequence ATGCGCGCTGTGATGATGCACTCACCGGGGAACGTGTCCGTCGTCGATCGGGACGACCCGATCATCGAACAGCAGACCGATGCGATCATCCGCGTGGCCGCCACGTGCATCTGCGGTTCGGACCTGTGGCCCTACCGCGGCGCGAACGACGTCCACGACGCCCACATGGGACACGAGTACGTCGGGTACGTCGAGGAGGTCGGCTCGCAGGTCTCGTCCGTACGACCGGGACAGTTCGTCGTCGGCTCGTTCATGGCGTCGGACAACACCTGCGAGGTCTGCCGCGCCGGTTACCAGTCGGGCTGTGTGCACGTGCAGGGCATGGGCGGTATCGGCACGCAGGCGCAGTATGCGCGGATCCCGCTGGCCGACGGGACGCTCGTAGCGTGTCCCGAGACGCCCGACGCCGACCTCGTCCCGTCGTATCTGGCCGCCTCCGACGTCCTCGGCACCGGATGGTTCGCCGCCGTGGCCGCGCAGGTCGGCCCCGGCGACACTGTCGCGGTGGTCGGCGACGGCGCCGTCGGCCTCATGGGTGTTCTCGCCGCGCGCGAGCTCGGCGCGGAGCGGATCATCGCGATGAGTCGGCACGCCGACCGGCAGGCGCTGGCCGTCGAGTTCGGCGCCACCGACGTCATCGAGACTCGCGGCGACGAGGGAGTCGCCGCGATCACGGAGATGACGAACGGACTCGGCGCGCACGCGGTGATCGAGGCGGTCGGCACCCAGGAGTCGATGATGCAGGCGATCGGATCGACTCGGGCCGGCGGGCACATCGGATTCGTCGGCGTCTCACACGGCCAGGAGATCCCCGGAAACCGGCTGTTCCGGTCGCTGGTGCACTTGCACGGCGGCCCCGCCCCGGTGCGCCGGTTCCTCCCGGATCTGATGGACCGGATCGCCTCGCGCAGCATCGATCCCGGCAGAGTGTTCGACCGGACACTCCCGTTGGAGCAGGCGGCCGACGGCTACCGCGCGATGGACACGCGAGAGGCGATCAAAGTGCTGCTGGAGCCGTTCGCCGGATAG
- a CDS encoding MFS transporter: MFASLAVPNFRIYVTGALVSNIGTWVQRGAQDWLVLQLSDNSSVAVGVTTALQFLPALLLSPVGGLFADRFDKRRLLMFTQSWMAISSLILGALAVTGVATTNLVYVLAFVFGIGTALDAPARQSFVSEMVGTDRLTNAIGLNSSAFNAARLIGPGIGGLIIGAFGSGWAILTNGVSYLAFLIGLLLLDESRLVRSEPVARAKGQLREGFRYVGGRPDLLIALGVAFAIGTWGMNFQMTNALMARTEFQVGASMYGVLGSVMGIGSLVGALLAARRKKAPGLKFVVGAASMFAVLLGVSGLAPTVVVYAIVLPILGLSALMTLTAANMYVQTNVDSRVRGRVMALYMTLLMGGTPIGSPLLGLLASHFGARAPMVGGAILQIATIALVLAAVAVLVRRRGEESTSSSAASEEVGESDTVVP; this comes from the coding sequence ATGTTCGCCTCCCTCGCCGTACCCAACTTCCGCATCTACGTGACCGGCGCGCTCGTCTCCAACATCGGCACCTGGGTTCAGCGCGGCGCGCAGGACTGGCTGGTGCTTCAGCTCTCGGACAACTCGTCGGTGGCCGTCGGCGTCACGACCGCGCTCCAGTTCCTTCCGGCGCTGCTCCTGTCGCCGGTCGGCGGGCTGTTCGCCGACCGCTTCGACAAGCGCAGACTGCTGATGTTCACCCAGTCGTGGATGGCGATCTCCTCACTGATCCTCGGCGCCCTGGCGGTGACCGGGGTCGCCACCACGAATCTCGTGTACGTCCTGGCCTTCGTCTTCGGCATCGGCACCGCGCTGGACGCTCCGGCCCGGCAGTCGTTCGTCTCGGAGATGGTCGGCACCGACCGACTCACGAACGCGATCGGACTCAACAGTTCGGCGTTCAACGCCGCTCGCCTCATCGGACCCGGTATCGGCGGCCTGATCATCGGCGCCTTCGGCAGCGGATGGGCCATCCTGACCAACGGTGTCAGTTACCTCGCCTTCCTGATCGGGCTGCTGCTGCTCGACGAATCCAGACTGGTCCGCAGCGAGCCCGTCGCGCGCGCCAAGGGGCAGCTGCGCGAGGGATTCCGATACGTCGGCGGCAGACCTGATCTGCTCATCGCGCTCGGCGTGGCGTTCGCCATCGGCACCTGGGGGATGAACTTCCAGATGACCAACGCGCTGATGGCACGGACGGAGTTCCAGGTGGGTGCGAGCATGTACGGCGTGCTCGGCTCGGTGATGGGCATCGGTTCGCTCGTGGGAGCGCTCCTGGCGGCCCGCCGAAAGAAGGCGCCCGGCCTCAAGTTCGTCGTCGGGGCGGCCTCGATGTTCGCGGTGCTGCTCGGGGTCTCCGGCCTGGCGCCGACGGTGGTCGTCTACGCGATCGTCCTGCCGATCCTCGGCCTGTCCGCGCTCATGACGCTCACCGCGGCGAACATGTACGTCCAGACCAACGTCGACAGCCGGGTCCGGGGCCGTGTGATGGCGCTCTACATGACCCTGCTGATGGGCGGGACGCCGATCGGCTCGCCGCTGCTCGGCCTGCTGGCCTCCCATTTCGGAGCACGTGCCCCGATGGTCGGCGGCGCGATCCTGCAGATCGCGACCATCGCACTGGTCCTGGCCGCGGTCGCCGTCCTGGTGCGACGACGGGGCGAGGAGTCGACATCGTCGTCGGCGGCGTCCGAGGAGGTCGGCGAGTCGGACACGGTCGTGCCCTGA
- a CDS encoding Tex-like N-terminal domain-containing protein has product MTTTVPVESVDARIARELGVAESRVAAAIALLDDGSTVPFIARYRKEATGSLDDAQLRLLDERLRYLRELDERRAAVITAIDEQGKLTDRLRASLLAADTKARVEDIYLPYKKKRRTKAQIAREAGLEPLADALLADASTAPEDAAAEFVTGDVADAAAALDGARHILIERAAEDAELVGAIRTRFWDSGSLRTQVRSGAEQNQAAQKFRDYFDFAEPLEDMPSHRVLAVLRGEKEEALTLTFDGGEDEPYQAMVAQTLGVELSGPGAATPWLSATVRWAWRTKLMITATIEARMRLRQRAEEQAVAVFATNLKDLLLAAPAGTRATLGLDPGFRTGVKAAVVDATGKVVDTGTIYPHQPAKKWDQAKAELAEMIARHGVELIAIGNGTASRETDALAAELVAEIGRSGATAPTKAVVSEAGASVYSASEYASQELPDLDVSIRGAVSIARRLQDPLAELVKIDPKSIGVGQYQHDVAPATLARSLDAVVEDAVNGVGVDLNTASAPLLARVSGVTPGLATAIVAHRDQVGAFDSRQGLLDVPRLGPKAFEQCAGFLRIRGGADPLDASGVHPEAYPVVRRIIDGSGRGLDDLIGDTATLRTLEPATFADDRFGVPTVTDIISELEKPGRDPRPAFETATFASGVEKVSDLQPGMVLEGVVTNVAAFGAFVDVGVHQDGLVHVSAMSDKFVSDPHDVVRSGQVVRVKVMEVDVDRQRIGLSLRLNDEPGEKKQQRGGPNRGADQRGGQGRGGQNRGGQNRGGQNRGGQNRGGQNRGRDDRPAAGSMAQALRDAGFGR; this is encoded by the coding sequence GTGACCACCACTGTGCCCGTCGAGTCAGTCGACGCCCGTATCGCCCGAGAACTCGGAGTCGCCGAGAGCCGTGTCGCCGCCGCGATCGCGCTGCTCGACGACGGCTCGACCGTTCCGTTCATCGCCCGGTACCGCAAGGAGGCCACCGGCAGCCTCGACGACGCGCAACTGCGTCTGCTGGACGAGAGACTGCGCTATCTGCGCGAACTCGACGAGCGCCGTGCCGCGGTCATCACCGCGATCGACGAGCAGGGCAAGCTCACCGATCGGCTGCGCGCGTCCCTGCTCGCCGCCGACACCAAGGCGCGTGTCGAGGACATCTACCTGCCGTACAAGAAGAAGCGCCGCACCAAGGCGCAGATCGCCCGCGAGGCCGGTCTGGAACCGCTCGCCGACGCACTCCTGGCCGATGCGTCGACGGCGCCGGAGGACGCGGCCGCCGAGTTCGTCACCGGCGACGTCGCCGATGCGGCCGCGGCGCTCGACGGCGCCCGGCACATCCTCATCGAGCGCGCCGCCGAGGACGCCGAACTCGTCGGGGCGATCCGCACCCGGTTCTGGGACTCGGGCAGCCTGCGCACGCAGGTGCGCAGCGGGGCCGAGCAGAACCAGGCCGCGCAGAAGTTCCGCGACTACTTCGACTTCGCCGAACCGCTCGAGGACATGCCGTCGCATCGCGTGCTCGCCGTCCTGCGCGGCGAGAAGGAGGAAGCGCTGACGCTGACCTTCGACGGCGGGGAGGACGAGCCGTACCAGGCCATGGTCGCGCAGACCCTCGGCGTCGAGCTGTCCGGACCGGGCGCGGCGACACCGTGGCTCAGTGCGACGGTCCGCTGGGCCTGGCGCACCAAGCTCATGATCACCGCGACCATCGAGGCGCGCATGCGGCTGCGCCAGCGCGCCGAAGAGCAGGCCGTCGCCGTGTTCGCGACCAACCTGAAGGACCTCCTGCTGGCGGCGCCCGCGGGCACGCGGGCCACCCTCGGCCTGGACCCCGGATTCCGGACCGGCGTCAAGGCGGCCGTCGTCGATGCGACCGGGAAGGTGGTCGACACCGGGACGATCTACCCGCATCAGCCCGCCAAGAAGTGGGATCAGGCCAAGGCCGAGCTCGCCGAGATGATCGCTCGCCACGGCGTCGAGCTGATCGCCATCGGCAACGGCACCGCCTCCCGCGAGACCGACGCGCTGGCCGCCGAACTCGTCGCCGAGATCGGCAGGTCCGGCGCCACGGCCCCGACCAAGGCCGTCGTGAGCGAGGCGGGCGCCTCCGTGTACTCGGCGTCGGAGTACGCCTCGCAGGAGCTGCCCGACCTCGACGTGTCGATCCGCGGCGCGGTCTCGATCGCGCGCCGACTGCAGGACCCGCTGGCCGAACTGGTCAAGATCGACCCGAAATCGATCGGCGTCGGCCAATACCAGCACGATGTCGCCCCCGCCACCCTCGCGCGCAGCCTCGACGCCGTGGTCGAGGACGCCGTGAACGGCGTCGGCGTCGACCTCAACACGGCGTCGGCGCCGCTGCTGGCTCGCGTGTCCGGTGTGACACCGGGCTTGGCGACGGCGATCGTCGCCCACCGCGACCAGGTCGGCGCGTTCGACAGTCGTCAGGGGCTGCTCGACGTCCCGCGTCTGGGACCGAAGGCGTTCGAACAGTGCGCGGGCTTCCTCCGGATCCGTGGCGGAGCCGACCCGCTCGACGCGTCGGGTGTGCACCCCGAGGCGTATCCGGTGGTCCGCCGGATCATCGACGGGTCCGGACGCGGCCTCGACGATCTGATCGGAGACACGGCGACGCTGCGCACCCTCGAGCCGGCGACGTTCGCCGACGACCGCTTCGGCGTGCCGACGGTCACCGACATCATCAGCGAACTCGAGAAGCCCGGCCGTGACCCCCGACCGGCCTTCGAGACGGCGACCTTCGCCTCCGGCGTCGAGAAGGTCTCCGATCTGCAACCGGGCATGGTGCTGGAAGGCGTCGTGACCAATGTGGCGGCGTTCGGGGCGTTCGTCGACGTCGGCGTGCACCAGGACGGACTGGTGCACGTGTCGGCGATGTCGGACAAGTTCGTGTCCGACCCGCACGACGTGGTCCGCTCCGGGCAGGTCGTGCGCGTCAAGGTGATGGAGGTCGACGTCGACCGCCAGCGCATCGGACTCTCGCTGCGGCTGAACGACGAGCCCGGAGAGAAGAAGCAACAGCGCGGCGGCCCGAACCGCGGCGCCGATCAGCGAGGCGGTCAGGGCCGCGGCGGACAGAACCGGGGCGGGCAGAACCGGGGCGGACAGAACCGGGGCGGACAGAACCGGGGCGGGCAGAACCGGGGCCGCGACGACCGGCCCGCCGCCGGATCGATGGCGCAGGCGCTGCGCGATGCGGGCTTCGGGCGCTAG